Proteins from a single region of Allocatelliglobosispora scoriae:
- a CDS encoding sigma-70 family RNA polymerase sigma factor — MPPNSSNDPALVVAAQAGDQRALDDLIAAYLPFVYTIVRRAMIDPPECDDVVQDSMVRALRELRELRTPESFRAWLGAITVRQISTHLHRRSVNARRTAPLDDLAGMPDADASFEGLTMLRLDLADQRHQAVRAARWLDGDDRTLLSLWWLEVAGKLSRTELATATGVSVAHAGVRVQRMRQQFDQCRALVAAVSAQPRCTDLDGVLKGWDGTPSTAWRKRITRHVGSCGTCTPTVDRLVSADRLLVGAALLPVPAALAAALIGKGALAGAASSAALTAGAKAGLLGNLTKAVASHSVVTVLVAGTLAAGTTAAVLNWPASPPALPAVAAPLPPADTPALPSPSAAQPSPSAAQASRRSSPSPSRSAAGPLTAGPASLESAAQPGHYATIQNGVGVLAALSATSAATARQQATFDVVAGLADAGCFSFRAADGRYLRHQNWRTKSNYNDGTELFRSDATFCVRPGSTSSSLVFESQYAGWFLHRRGGELWVDYTDGSAAFLADSSFRIRPPLADR; from the coding sequence ATGCCACCCAACAGCTCCAACGACCCGGCGCTCGTCGTCGCGGCGCAGGCCGGTGATCAGCGGGCGCTCGACGACCTGATCGCCGCCTACCTGCCCTTCGTCTACACGATCGTGCGCAGGGCGATGATCGATCCTCCCGAGTGCGACGACGTCGTGCAGGACAGCATGGTGCGAGCCCTGCGGGAGCTGCGGGAGCTGCGCACCCCGGAGAGCTTCCGGGCCTGGCTGGGCGCCATCACCGTTCGGCAGATCAGCACCCACCTGCACCGGCGGAGCGTCAACGCCCGGCGTACCGCCCCCTTGGACGACCTGGCCGGAATGCCGGACGCCGACGCGTCCTTCGAGGGTTTGACGATGCTGCGGCTGGACCTGGCCGACCAGCGCCACCAGGCGGTACGCGCCGCGCGCTGGTTGGACGGCGACGACCGGACGCTGCTGTCGCTGTGGTGGCTGGAGGTCGCGGGCAAGCTGTCGCGTACCGAACTCGCCACGGCGACCGGGGTGAGCGTCGCGCACGCCGGGGTGCGCGTCCAACGGATGCGCCAGCAGTTCGACCAGTGCCGTGCCCTGGTCGCCGCGGTGTCGGCGCAGCCGCGCTGCACCGATCTCGACGGGGTGCTGAAGGGCTGGGACGGTACGCCCAGCACCGCCTGGCGCAAGCGGATCACCCGGCATGTCGGTTCCTGCGGCACCTGCACGCCCACCGTCGACCGGCTGGTGAGTGCGGACCGGCTGCTCGTCGGGGCGGCCCTGCTCCCTGTCCCGGCCGCGCTCGCCGCCGCGCTGATCGGCAAGGGCGCGCTCGCCGGTGCCGCATCGTCGGCGGCGCTGACGGCCGGAGCGAAGGCGGGCCTGCTGGGGAATCTGACGAAGGCGGTCGCGTCCCACTCCGTCGTCACGGTGCTCGTCGCGGGCACCCTGGCTGCGGGCACGACGGCCGCCGTCCTGAACTGGCCCGCCAGCCCTCCGGCGCTCCCGGCGGTAGCGGCGCCGCTGCCTCCGGCTGACACCCCGGCGCTGCCGAGCCCGTCCGCCGCCCAACCGAGCCCCTCCGCCGCCCAGGCCAGCCGCCGGTCGAGCCCGAGCCCCTCCCGCAGCGCAGCCGGGCCGCTGACGGCTGGACCCGCCTCGCTGGAGTCAGCCGCGCAGCCCGGCCACTACGCCACCATCCAGAATGGTGTCGGCGTGCTGGCGGCCCTCTCGGCGACGAGCGCTGCCACAGCCCGCCAGCAGGCCACCTTCGACGTGGTGGCGGGCCTGGCCGACGCCGGCTGCTTCTCCTTCCGCGCAGCCGACGGACGGTACCTGCGCCACCAGAACTGGCGGACGAAGTCGAACTACAACGACGGCACCGAGCTCTTCCGGTCGGACGCGACGTTCTGCGTCCGACCGGGATCGACGAGCTCATCGCTGGTCTTCGAGTCCCAATACGCGGGGTGGTTCCTGCACCGCCGGGGTGGCGAGCTGTGGGTCGACTACACCGACGGCAGCGCCGCGTTCCTCGCGGACAGCTCCTTTCGGATCCGGCCGCCGCTTGCGGATCGGTGA
- a CDS encoding arabinofuranosidase catalytic domain-containing protein: protein MAPWSSTRWRRSILALGAAAALGMTVLVTASAPAQAAGTLSCDIYANGGTPCVAAHSTTRALFGTYNGALYQVRRWSDGATANIGVLSAGGYANAAAQDSFCSGTYCTIVRIYDQTSRHNDLTIAPGGGANPTADQGSNAAALPVTAGGHKVYGVYISAGNGYRNNATNGIATGSQPEGMYMVTEGTHTNDRCCFDYGNAETNNMDTGNGDMDAIYFGTLCWFSPCAGGPRVAADLENGLFAGGNGSWTANTGRSSAFVTAVLKNNGTTTYAIKDGNAQSGGLTTRYNGGLPTQAGYRPMTKQGAIILGIGGDNSNGSVGSFFEGVMTSGYPSDATENSVQANIVSVGYSKSVGFPVNGATYRLTNLQSGKVLDAVNCGTANGTQIDQWQPLGNTCQQWRFNSVGANKWTLTNVNANKVLDAVGCGQALGTAVNLWQSLGNLCQQWAVIPAGNGRYELVVENSGMVLDDQDCGTANGTPARLWMWLNNPCQLWSIAP, encoded by the coding sequence ATGGCTCCCTGGTCCTCAACTCGATGGCGGCGATCCATCCTCGCTCTCGGCGCCGCCGCCGCGCTCGGCATGACCGTGCTGGTGACGGCGTCCGCTCCCGCGCAGGCGGCGGGCACGCTCTCCTGCGACATCTACGCCAACGGCGGCACGCCGTGCGTCGCCGCGCACAGCACCACCCGCGCGCTCTTCGGCACCTACAACGGTGCGCTCTACCAGGTGCGGCGCTGGTCCGACGGCGCGACCGCCAACATCGGCGTACTCAGCGCGGGCGGCTACGCGAACGCGGCCGCGCAGGACTCGTTCTGCTCGGGTACCTACTGCACGATCGTGCGCATCTATGACCAGACCTCGCGTCACAACGATCTCACCATCGCACCCGGCGGCGGCGCCAACCCCACCGCCGACCAGGGCTCGAACGCGGCGGCACTGCCCGTCACCGCGGGTGGCCACAAGGTCTACGGCGTCTACATCTCGGCGGGCAACGGCTACCGCAACAACGCGACGAACGGCATCGCGACCGGCAGCCAGCCCGAGGGCATGTACATGGTCACCGAGGGCACGCACACCAACGACCGGTGCTGCTTCGACTACGGCAACGCCGAGACCAACAACATGGACACCGGCAACGGCGACATGGACGCGATCTACTTCGGCACGCTGTGCTGGTTCTCGCCGTGCGCGGGCGGCCCCCGGGTCGCCGCCGACCTCGAGAACGGGCTCTTCGCGGGCGGCAACGGCTCCTGGACCGCGAACACCGGCCGCTCCTCGGCGTTCGTGACCGCGGTGCTGAAGAACAACGGCACCACCACCTACGCCATCAAGGACGGCAACGCGCAGTCCGGGGGCCTCACGACCCGCTACAACGGCGGCCTGCCGACCCAGGCCGGCTACCGGCCGATGACCAAGCAGGGCGCGATCATCCTCGGCATCGGCGGCGACAACAGCAACGGCTCCGTAGGCTCTTTCTTCGAGGGCGTCATGACCAGCGGCTACCCGAGCGACGCCACCGAGAATTCGGTGCAGGCCAACATCGTGTCGGTCGGCTACAGCAAGAGCGTCGGCTTCCCCGTGAACGGTGCCACCTACCGCCTGACCAACCTCCAGAGCGGCAAGGTGCTCGACGCGGTCAACTGCGGCACCGCCAACGGTACGCAGATCGACCAGTGGCAGCCGCTGGGCAACACGTGCCAGCAGTGGCGCTTCAACAGCGTCGGTGCCAACAAGTGGACGCTGACGAACGTCAACGCCAACAAGGTGCTGGACGCGGTCGGCTGCGGGCAGGCCCTCGGCACCGCCGTCAACCTGTGGCAGTCGCTCGGCAACCTGTGCCAGCAGTGGGCGGTCATTCCCGCCGGCAACGGCCGATACGAGCTCGTCGTCGAGAACAGCGGCATGGTCCTCGACGACCAGGACTGCGGAACGGCGAACGGTACGCCCGCACGCCTGTGGATGTGGCTCAACAACCCGTGCCAGCTCTGGTCGATCGCTCCGTAG
- the manD gene encoding D-mannonate dehydratase ManD, translating to MKIVDARVIVTCPGRNFVTLKIITDDGVTGVGDATLNGRELSVAAYLTEHVIPALIGRDPARIEDTWQYLYKGAYWRRGPVTMTAIAAVDTALWDIKGKVAGLPVYQLLGGRCRDGVTVYGHASAETVDEVLTEVARYVDLGYKAVRVQTGVPGLATTYGVGRGQMYYEPADAAIASEAVWSTDRYFAHVPGVFAQVRDAFGPGLKLLHDVHHRLTPIEAARLGKSLEPYALTWMEDPVPAELQEGFRLIRQHTTTPIAVGEVFNTVWDCRELIQEQLIDYIRTTVVHAGGISHLRRIFDLAALHHVRSGSHGATDLSPVCMAAALHVDLSIPNFGLQEYMRHTPETDAVFPHGYHFADGYLHPSEEPGLGVDIDEELAARYPYRPAALPVNRLEDGTMHSW from the coding sequence TCACCTGCCCGGGCCGCAACTTCGTCACGCTGAAGATCATCACCGACGACGGCGTCACCGGGGTCGGCGACGCCACCCTCAACGGCCGCGAGCTCTCCGTCGCCGCCTATCTGACCGAGCACGTCATCCCGGCGCTGATCGGCCGGGACCCGGCCCGGATCGAGGACACCTGGCAGTACCTCTACAAGGGAGCCTACTGGCGGCGCGGCCCGGTGACGATGACCGCGATCGCCGCCGTCGACACCGCGCTGTGGGACATCAAAGGAAAGGTCGCCGGGCTGCCCGTCTACCAGCTGCTCGGCGGGCGCTGCCGCGACGGCGTCACCGTCTACGGCCACGCCAGCGCCGAGACGGTCGACGAGGTGCTCACCGAGGTCGCCCGCTATGTGGACCTCGGCTACAAGGCGGTGCGGGTCCAGACCGGGGTGCCGGGGCTCGCGACCACCTACGGCGTCGGCCGGGGCCAGATGTACTACGAGCCCGCCGACGCCGCGATCGCCAGCGAGGCGGTCTGGTCGACCGACCGCTATTTCGCCCACGTGCCGGGCGTCTTCGCGCAGGTCCGCGACGCGTTCGGCCCCGGGCTGAAGCTGCTGCACGACGTGCACCACCGGCTCACCCCGATCGAGGCGGCGCGGCTGGGCAAGAGCCTGGAGCCGTACGCGCTGACGTGGATGGAGGACCCGGTCCCCGCCGAGCTGCAGGAGGGTTTCCGCCTCATCCGGCAGCACACCACCACCCCGATCGCCGTCGGCGAGGTCTTCAACACCGTCTGGGACTGCCGGGAGCTGATCCAGGAGCAGCTCATCGACTACATCCGCACCACCGTCGTACACGCCGGCGGGATCAGCCACCTGCGGCGGATCTTCGATCTGGCGGCGCTGCACCACGTCCGCAGCGGCTCGCACGGCGCCACCGACCTGTCGCCGGTCTGCATGGCGGCGGCGCTGCACGTGGACCTCAGCATCCCCAACTTCGGGCTGCAGGAGTACATGCGGCACACCCCGGAGACCGACGCGGTCTTCCCGCACGGCTACCACTTCGCCGACGGCTACCTGCACCCGTCCGAGGAGCCCGGCCTCGGCGTCGACATCGACGAGGAGCTCGCCGCACGGTACCCCTACCGCCCGGCGGCGCTGCCGGTCAACCGCCTCGAAGACGGGACGATGCACAGTTGGTGA